The Cellulophaga sp. L1A9 genome window below encodes:
- a CDS encoding cupin domain-containing protein, producing MNIKEQLKGVEDFFSPKIVAEVNDQYVKIAKIKGEDIPWHNHENEDELFFIISGELLMEVENEPNKIMKTGDLFVVPKGINHRVSSKEECSILLIETKTTKHTGEVKSKVTKSIQEQSY from the coding sequence ATGAATATAAAAGAACAATTAAAAGGGGTTGAAGATTTCTTTTCTCCAAAAATAGTAGCAGAAGTTAACGATCAATATGTAAAAATTGCCAAGATTAAAGGAGAGGATATTCCTTGGCATAATCATGAAAATGAAGATGAACTATTTTTTATTATTTCTGGAGAACTTTTAATGGAGGTTGAAAATGAACCGAATAAAATCATGAAAACGGGAGATTTATTTGTGGTACCCAAAGGTATTAACCATAGAGTTTCGTCTAAAGAAGAATGTTCAATACTGTTAATAGAAACTAAAACTACGAAACATACTGGAGAAGTTAAATCTAAGGTCACTAAATCAATCCAAGAACAGTCCTACTAA
- a CDS encoding nucleoside monophosphate kinase, whose amino-acid sequence MTIIIFGPPFTRKGTQSKRMLNDFNLTHLSTGAVLRAEKVTKTALGVDASAFSN is encoded by the coding sequence ATGACTATAATTATTTTTGGACCTCCTTTTACTAGAAAAGGCACGCAAAGTAAAAGAATGCTTAATGATTTTAATTTAACTCACCTTTCTACGGGTGCTGTATTAAGAGCAGAGAAAGTTACAAAAACAGCTTTAGGAGTAGATGCTTCTGCATTTAGTAATTAA
- a CDS encoding VanW family protein, giving the protein MNEIKKPKQRGPLRQLLGKEYFIFKRRYHWIFTDRKYANTTNKTGFKHSVFKHRSLVLRPLKDVDMYLQENKRTNLIIAIKHLHEIEIKPNEYFSLWKLVGRPTKRKGYLEGLVLKSGTIAHDIGGGLCQLGNLLFWVFAHSPLTIIERYRHGFDVFPDVNRKVPFGAGATLSYNYIDLQIKNETKNSFIIKLWLDETHLNGELFSNNVIKESYKIEERNHQIKQQYWGGYSRHNQIFKIINTGEAETESMIVENHAIMMYNPFLQNKKE; this is encoded by the coding sequence TTGAACGAAATAAAAAAACCGAAACAACGTGGGCCATTAAGACAACTTTTAGGAAAAGAATATTTTATCTTTAAGCGGAGGTATCATTGGATTTTTACCGATCGTAAATACGCGAACACTACCAACAAAACAGGCTTTAAGCATTCTGTATTTAAACATAGATCTCTTGTTCTAAGACCTCTTAAAGATGTGGATATGTACCTTCAGGAGAACAAAAGAACAAACCTTATTATTGCTATAAAACATTTACATGAGATAGAGATAAAACCCAATGAATATTTCTCTCTCTGGAAACTTGTAGGCCGCCCCACCAAGAGAAAAGGATATTTAGAAGGCTTGGTTTTAAAAAGCGGAACCATAGCTCATGATATTGGGGGTGGACTCTGTCAACTAGGAAATCTCCTTTTTTGGGTTTTTGCACATAGCCCTCTTACAATTATAGAGCGATACAGACATGGATTTGATGTTTTCCCAGATGTGAATAGAAAAGTACCCTTTGGTGCGGGTGCAACACTCTCCTATAATTATATTGACCTGCAGATAAAAAATGAAACAAAAAATAGTTTCATAATTAAACTCTGGTTGGATGAAACACATTTAAATGGCGAGCTGTTCTCAAACAATGTAATTAAAGAATCGTATAAAATTGAGGAGCGCAATCATCAAATTAAACAGCAATATTGGGGAGGTTACTCTAGGCACAACCAAATATTCAAAATAATAAACACTGGTGAAGCGGAAACCGAATCAATGATTGTAGAAAACCATGCTATTATGATGTACAATCCGTTTCTTCAAAATAAAAAAGAATAG
- a CDS encoding SGNH/GDSL hydrolase family protein: MNLKYILGAIISIPLLPLLYFQGKKIKKNVPRLPEAKGPIGITSVATKKVLRMLTIGESTIAGVGVATHQEGFTGSLACELAIALNTNIDWKVYAKSGYTAKRVCDKIIGSITEESVDFIVIGLGGNDAFELNSPKKWNRDIRALIKSIQLKFKGVPIIFTNMPPIKEFPAFTSLIKFTIGNLVTILGNELEEIVKDYEGVYFYTRQVSSIDLIKRYKLKINPSDFFSDGVHPSKTTYQIWAKDISNFITQSPEIKKAVTR; encoded by the coding sequence ATGAATCTAAAATATATTTTAGGAGCAATCATCAGCATTCCGCTTTTACCCCTACTCTATTTTCAAGGAAAAAAAATAAAGAAAAATGTCCCTAGGCTACCAGAGGCAAAAGGACCAATAGGCATTACTTCTGTGGCCACTAAGAAAGTTCTCCGTATGCTCACCATAGGAGAAAGCACTATTGCTGGTGTAGGTGTCGCTACACACCAAGAAGGCTTCACAGGTAGTTTAGCGTGTGAATTAGCCATAGCGTTAAATACAAATATTGATTGGAAGGTTTATGCCAAAAGTGGCTACACGGCAAAGCGAGTTTGTGACAAAATTATAGGTTCCATTACGGAAGAATCGGTTGATTTTATTGTGATTGGACTTGGAGGAAATGATGCTTTTGAATTAAACTCTCCTAAAAAATGGAATAGAGATATTCGTGCGCTGATAAAAAGTATTCAATTAAAATTTAAAGGAGTTCCTATTATATTTACAAATATGCCGCCTATCAAAGAATTCCCCGCGTTTACATCTTTAATAAAGTTTACCATTGGTAATCTCGTTACGATTCTAGGAAACGAATTAGAAGAAATTGTAAAAGATTATGAGGGTGTTTACTTTTATACGCGCCAAGTAAGTTCTATAGATCTTATTAAACGTTACAAGCTTAAAATAAATCCGTCTGATTTTTTTAGTGATGGAGTGCATCCCTCAAAAACTACCTATCAAATTTGGGCGAAAGATATTTCCAATTTTATAACGCAATCTCCCGAAATAAAAAAGGCTGTAACGCGATAA
- a CDS encoding membrane or secreted protein — protein MKKLLVVLFGIICPLGAAAQSLEGAWERYYTATNGDQLKSVVIFSNGYQVLTNYNAKTGAFIDCNGGTWHLDQETITEEVEFDSQRPTRIGTEVSFKVSITNTTLTKLEGNIQFTKIDDGTPGALQGAWLMSGRIKNGETQERDTTLPRKTMKILSGTRFQWIAYNTATKQFMGTGGGSYTTVDGKYTENIEFFSKDNSRVGASLNFDYKLMNGDWHHSGKSSKGDPIYEIWSLRK, from the coding sequence ATGAAAAAGTTATTGGTTGTATTATTTGGTATCATATGCCCTCTTGGGGCAGCAGCGCAATCTCTTGAAGGAGCTTGGGAAAGGTATTATACTGCTACAAATGGAGATCAATTAAAAAGTGTGGTTATTTTTTCTAACGGATATCAAGTATTAACCAATTATAATGCTAAAACAGGAGCATTCATAGATTGTAATGGTGGTACTTGGCATTTGGATCAAGAAACGATTACTGAAGAAGTTGAGTTTGATTCCCAAAGACCGACACGGATAGGTACTGAAGTTAGTTTTAAAGTGTCAATAACCAATACTACACTAACTAAATTAGAAGGGAACATTCAATTTACTAAAATAGATGATGGTACACCTGGAGCTTTGCAAGGAGCTTGGTTAATGTCTGGAAGAATTAAAAATGGTGAAACACAAGAAAGAGACACTACCCTCCCAAGAAAAACCATGAAAATTTTATCGGGCACACGTTTCCAATGGATTGCCTATAACACCGCTACCAAACAATTTATGGGAACTGGTGGTGGCAGCTATACAACGGTAGATGGAAAATATACAGAAAATATTGAATTTTTCTCTAAAGATAATTCTAGAGTTGGCGCTAGCCTAAATTTTGATTATAAGTTGATGAATGGCGATTGGCATCATTCAGGAAAATCGAGTAAAGGAGATCCCATTTATGAAATTTGGAGTTTACGAAAGTAA